The Bacillus vallismortis genome window below encodes:
- a CDS encoding D-alanyl-D-alanine carboxypeptidase family protein codes for MRIFKNAVFMVIISFLFANVNVNTAHAAIDVSAKSAIVIDGASGRVLFAKSEHEKRRIASITKIMTAVLAIESGKMDETVTVSANAVRTEGSAIYLTEGQKVKLKDLVYGLMLRSGNDAAVAIAEHVGGSLDGFVYMMNQKAEQLGMENTRFQNPHGLDDHKNHYSTAFDMAILTKYAMKLKDYQKISGTKVYRAETMESVWKNKNKLLTMLYRYSTGGKTGYTKLAKRTLVSTATKDSIDLIAVTINDPDDWDDHMKMFNYVFNHYQTYLIAKKGDIPKLNGTFYESKAFIKRDITYLLTEEEKEEVNIQTTLLKPKKAWEKDASKIPDIVGHMKIMFNDETIAKVPIYYENERNQKPKKQFFETFKSIFLNAAGGAKWSI; via the coding sequence ATGCGCATTTTCAAAAACGCAGTATTCATGGTTATAATTTCTTTTCTTTTTGCAAATGTAAATGTGAATACAGCACATGCTGCTATAGATGTCAGTGCAAAAAGTGCGATTGTCATTGATGGAGCATCAGGCAGAGTGTTATTTGCCAAGAGCGAGCATGAAAAAAGGCGGATTGCAAGCATCACAAAAATCATGACGGCTGTTCTCGCCATCGAATCCGGCAAAATGGATGAAACGGTGACGGTTTCGGCAAATGCTGTCAGAACAGAAGGCTCTGCCATTTATTTAACAGAAGGCCAAAAAGTGAAACTAAAAGATCTTGTGTACGGCCTCATGCTGAGATCAGGAAACGACGCCGCTGTTGCGATTGCTGAACATGTCGGCGGAAGTCTTGATGGATTTGTTTATATGATGAATCAAAAAGCCGAGCAGCTTGGTATGGAGAATACCCGTTTTCAAAACCCGCACGGATTGGACGACCACAAAAACCATTATTCAACAGCCTTTGATATGGCCATTTTAACCAAATACGCTATGAAGCTGAAAGACTATCAAAAAATTTCAGGCACAAAAGTATACAGAGCAGAAACGATGGAAAGCGTTTGGAAAAACAAAAATAAACTGCTGACGATGCTTTATCGATACAGCACAGGAGGGAAAACAGGCTATACAAAACTTGCAAAACGGACACTGGTCTCAACAGCCACAAAGGATAGCATTGACCTGATAGCCGTGACCATCAATGATCCTGACGATTGGGATGATCATATGAAAATGTTTAACTATGTGTTTAATCATTATCAAACCTATTTAATCGCGAAAAAAGGGGACATTCCAAAGCTGAATGGCACATTTTATGAATCTAAGGCTTTTATTAAACGGGACATCACCTATTTGTTAACCGAAGAGGAAAAAGAAGAGGTCAACATTCAAACCACGCTGCTTAAACCGAAAAAAGCATGGGAAAAAGACGCCTCAAAGATTCCCGACATCGTAGGGCACATGAAGATCATGTTTAACGATGAAACCATCGCAAAAGTGCCGATCTATTATGAAAATGAACGAAATCAAAAACCGAAGAAACAATTTTTTGAAACGTTCAAATCAATCTTTCTGAATGCGGCTGGCGGGGCAAAATGGTCAATATAA
- the scpB gene encoding SMC-Scp complex subunit ScpB produces MGLDIVNWKAIVEALLYAAGDEGLTKKQLLTVLEIEEPELNTIMADVAEEYRGDARGIELITYADTYMLSTKKAFAPYLKKLIEVPSKGLSQASLEVLAIVSYKQPITRAEIEEIRGVKSERILHSLVAKALLCEVGRADGPGRAILYGTTPTFLEQFGLKTLDELPPLPENAEEDVLQEEADLFFENFNQTFEDIK; encoded by the coding sequence ATGGGGCTTGATATCGTGAATTGGAAAGCTATAGTGGAAGCCCTTCTTTATGCGGCAGGCGATGAAGGGCTCACAAAAAAGCAGCTGTTAACAGTGCTTGAAATCGAAGAGCCTGAACTGAATACTATCATGGCGGATGTGGCGGAAGAATACCGCGGGGATGCAAGGGGCATTGAACTTATTACATATGCAGATACGTACATGCTCTCTACCAAAAAAGCCTTTGCGCCGTATTTGAAAAAACTAATAGAAGTGCCGTCAAAGGGCCTTTCTCAAGCTTCATTAGAAGTGCTGGCCATTGTTTCTTATAAACAGCCGATTACCAGAGCAGAAATTGAAGAAATCAGAGGCGTGAAATCAGAGCGGATTTTACATAGCCTCGTTGCGAAGGCTTTATTGTGTGAAGTTGGACGGGCTGACGGTCCGGGACGGGCCATATTATACGGCACCACGCCGACTTTTCTTGAACAATTCGGTTTGAAAACGCTGGACGAGCTTCCGCCGCTGCCTGAAAATGCGGAAGAAGACGTTCTTCAAGAAGAAGCAGATTTATTTTTTGAAAACTTTAACCAAACCTTCGAAGATATAAAATAG
- a CDS encoding YpuI family protein, which translates to MKEAKCERQRHEGKIPNEMRHSIVRAQTQKTDEFLSMVVNTVNDYLNQTTLASLQAELPIEKGYCCDVLSTLRRMTVYCEGGAEACRRLLMQEPFQEARAGKTLYKVYHQCIEEFFMPKKDTWCENSRASYTGVSAIEFYHAVPASLEQLLLPLSAAFLRMREELAHYEASGSSMAPIR; encoded by the coding sequence ATGAAAGAAGCAAAATGTGAGAGACAAAGACATGAGGGGAAGATACCAAACGAAATGAGACATTCGATTGTGCGAGCGCAGACTCAAAAAACAGACGAATTCTTATCAATGGTTGTCAATACTGTTAACGATTACCTAAACCAAACAACGCTTGCGTCCTTGCAGGCTGAATTGCCTATTGAGAAAGGATACTGCTGTGATGTGCTGAGCACTCTGAGAAGAATGACAGTATATTGTGAAGGAGGCGCAGAAGCGTGCCGCCGTCTCCTGATGCAGGAGCCTTTTCAAGAAGCCAGAGCGGGAAAAACACTTTACAAGGTGTATCACCAATGCATTGAAGAGTTCTTTATGCCCAAAAAGGACACGTGGTGTGAAAATAGCCGGGCGTCTTATACCGGGGTCAGCGCAATTGAGTTTTACCATGCTGTTCCTGCGTCGCTTGAGCAATTATTATTGCCGCTGAGCGCAGCCTTTCTGAGAATGAGAGAAGAGCTGGCTCATTACGAAGCGTCCGGATCAAGCATGGCGCCAATCAGATAA
- a CDS encoding DUF309 domain-containing protein, with protein MYPKAYIDYLVEFHATRDYFECHEILEEYWKEDPPNQRKMYWVGFIQLAVALYHHRRQNTAGAKRLMANSIRILQAEKQAVEDLGLDHSRLLELMQSVYEQIEMGSSYKSIMLPIKDEKLEETCRIECQKTEYTWGQPSTITDTFLIDKHRLRDRTEVILEREKEIERRKKSRG; from the coding sequence GTGTACCCGAAAGCTTATATCGATTATCTCGTTGAGTTTCACGCAACACGGGATTATTTTGAATGCCATGAAATTTTAGAAGAATATTGGAAGGAAGACCCTCCAAATCAACGAAAAATGTATTGGGTCGGCTTTATTCAGCTTGCGGTTGCTTTGTATCATCATAGAAGGCAGAATACAGCCGGTGCAAAAAGACTGATGGCGAACAGCATCCGGATTCTTCAAGCCGAAAAACAAGCGGTCGAAGACTTGGGACTTGATCATAGCCGTTTACTCGAGCTTATGCAGTCGGTTTACGAACAAATCGAAATGGGATCTTCCTATAAAAGCATCATGCTGCCGATCAAAGATGAGAAGCTGGAGGAAACATGCCGCATTGAATGTCAGAAAACAGAGTACACATGGGGGCAGCCCAGCACAATCACCGACACATTTCTTATTGACAAGCACCGTTTGCGGGATCGGACTGAGGTCATCCTTGAGCGTGAAAAAGAGATAGAACGGAGAAAAAAAAGCAGAGGCTGA
- the scpA gene encoding segregation/condensation protein A has product MEEYQVKIDTFEGPLDLLLHLINRLEIDIYDIPVAKITEQYLLYVHTMRVLELDIASEYLVMAATLLSIKSRMLLPKQEEELFEDELLEEEDPREELIEKLIEYRKYKDAAKDLKEREEERQKSFTKPPSDLSEYAKEVKQSEQKLSVTVYDMIGAFQKVLKRKKITKPMETTITRQEIPIEDRMNEIVHSLKSRGTRINFMELFPYEQKDHLVVTFLAVLELMKNQRILIEQEHNFSDIYITGSESIHGA; this is encoded by the coding sequence ATGGAAGAATATCAAGTGAAAATTGATACGTTTGAGGGCCCATTGGACCTGCTGCTTCATTTAATCAATCGTCTTGAAATTGACATATATGATATCCCTGTGGCAAAGATCACTGAACAATATTTATTATATGTACATACGATGCGTGTGCTTGAGCTCGATATTGCCAGCGAGTATTTGGTCATGGCTGCCACGCTGCTCAGCATTAAAAGCAGAATGCTGCTCCCGAAGCAAGAGGAGGAGCTTTTTGAAGATGAATTACTTGAAGAAGAGGATCCGCGGGAGGAACTGATTGAAAAGCTGATTGAGTATAGAAAATATAAAGATGCGGCGAAGGATTTAAAAGAACGGGAAGAAGAAAGACAAAAATCGTTCACGAAACCGCCGAGTGATTTGAGTGAATATGCAAAAGAAGTCAAACAGTCTGAGCAAAAGCTCTCAGTCACGGTCTATGACATGATCGGGGCTTTTCAAAAAGTGCTGAAACGCAAAAAAATAACAAAACCGATGGAAACAACAATTACCAGACAAGAAATACCAATCGAAGACAGAATGAACGAAATCGTGCACAGCCTGAAATCAAGAGGAACGAGAATCAACTTTATGGAGCTGTTTCCGTATGAGCAAAAAGACCATTTGGTTGTAACTTTTCTAGCTGTTCTCGAGCTGATGAAGAATCAGCGGATTCTCATTGAACAGGAGCACAATTTTTCAGATATTTACATTACGGGGAGTGAATCCATTCATGGGGCTTGA
- the rluB gene encoding 23S rRNA pseudouridine(2605) synthase RluB yields MERLQKVIAHAGFASRRKAEELIKEGKVKVNGKVVTELGVKVTGSDQVEVNGLKVEREEPVYFLLYKPRGVISAAQDDKGRKVVTDFFKEVPQRIYPIGRLDYDTSGLLLLTNDGEFANKLMHPKYEIDKTYVAKVKGIPPKELLRKMERGIMLEEGKTAPAKAKLLSLDKKKQTSIIQLTIHEGRNRQVRRMFEAIGHEVIKLKREEYAFLNLRGLHTGDARELTPHEVKKLRALAEHGKNAF; encoded by the coding sequence ATGGAAAGACTGCAAAAAGTGATTGCTCATGCCGGATTTGCATCGCGCAGAAAGGCAGAAGAGCTGATTAAAGAAGGAAAAGTAAAGGTGAACGGCAAAGTAGTAACAGAGCTTGGTGTTAAGGTCACCGGTTCTGATCAGGTTGAGGTAAACGGGTTAAAGGTTGAACGTGAGGAGCCGGTTTACTTTCTCTTATATAAACCAAGAGGCGTTATTTCTGCAGCCCAAGATGACAAAGGACGCAAAGTCGTGACAGACTTTTTTAAAGAAGTCCCGCAGCGCATTTATCCGATCGGGCGTTTGGATTATGATACGAGCGGTCTTTTGCTTTTAACCAATGACGGCGAGTTTGCCAATAAGCTGATGCATCCTAAATATGAAATAGACAAAACATACGTGGCGAAGGTGAAAGGCATTCCGCCTAAAGAGCTGCTCAGAAAGATGGAGCGCGGAATTATGCTGGAAGAAGGCAAAACGGCGCCTGCTAAAGCGAAGCTTCTGTCTTTGGATAAGAAAAAGCAGACAAGCATTATTCAGCTGACAATTCATGAAGGACGCAACAGACAGGTGCGCCGCATGTTCGAAGCGATCGGGCATGAGGTAATCAAGCTGAAGCGCGAAGAATACGCGTTTTTAAACCTGCGAGGCTTGCACACGGGAGATGCCAGAGAACTTACGCCGCATGAAGTCAAAAAACTCAGAGCGCTGGCGGAGCACGGTAAAAACGCTTTCTAA
- the spmA gene encoding spore maturation protein SpmA gives MVNIIWVSLTVIGLVFAMCNGTLQDVNEAVFKGAKEAVTISFGLMSVLVFWLGLMKIAEQSGLLDIFSRMCRPFISKLFPDIPPDHPAMGYILSNLMANFFGLGNAATPLGIKAMEQMKKLNGNRSEASRSMITFLAVNTSCITLIPTTVIAVRMAYSSKTPTDIVGPSILATLISGIGAIIIDRYFYYRRKKKGR, from the coding sequence ATGGTCAATATAATATGGGTCAGCTTAACTGTGATCGGACTTGTTTTTGCGATGTGCAACGGAACCTTGCAAGATGTAAATGAAGCTGTGTTTAAGGGGGCAAAGGAAGCCGTTACGATCTCATTCGGGCTGATGAGCGTGCTTGTTTTCTGGCTTGGCTTAATGAAAATAGCCGAGCAGTCAGGGCTTTTGGATATTTTCAGCCGGATGTGCAGGCCTTTTATATCTAAGCTGTTCCCGGATATCCCTCCGGATCACCCGGCGATGGGCTACATTTTATCTAATCTCATGGCGAACTTCTTCGGCCTTGGGAATGCGGCAACTCCGCTGGGCATTAAAGCAATGGAGCAAATGAAAAAGCTGAATGGAAACCGATCGGAAGCAAGCCGGTCGATGATTACTTTTTTAGCTGTCAATACGTCCTGCATCACTCTCATTCCGACAACCGTAATCGCTGTCCGAATGGCTTATTCCTCCAAAACACCGACAGATATCGTCGGACCAAGTATTTTGGCGACCCTCATTTCTGGAATCGGCGCCATTATCATTGACAGGTATTTTTATTACCGCCGCAAAAAGAAGGGAAGGTGA
- the ribH gene encoding 6,7-dimethyl-8-ribityllumazine synthase, producing MNIIQGNLVGTGLKIGIVVGRFNDFITSKLLSGAEDALLRHGVDTNDIDVAWVPGAFEIPFAAKKMAETKKYDAIITLGTVIRGATTHYDYVCNEAAKGIAQTANTTGVPVIFGIVTTENIEQAIERAGTKAGNKGVDCAVSAIEMANLNRSFE from the coding sequence ATGAATATCATACAAGGAAACTTAGTTGGTACAGGTCTTAAAATCGGAATCGTAGTAGGAAGATTTAATGATTTTATTACAAGCAAGCTGCTAAGCGGTGCAGAAGATGCGTTGCTCAGACACGGCGTAGACACAAATGATATTGATGTGGCTTGGGTTCCAGGCGCATTTGAAATACCGTTTGCCGCCAAAAAAATGGCGGAAACAAAAAAATATGACGCGATTATCACATTGGGCACTGTTATCAGAGGTGCAACGACACATTATGATTATGTTTGCAATGAAGCTGCAAAAGGCATCGCGCAAACAGCAAACACGACAGGCGTACCTGTCATCTTTGGCATTGTCACCACTGAAAACATTGAGCAGGCAATTGAGCGTGCCGGCACGAAAGCAGGCAACAAAGGTGTAGATTGCGCTGTTTCTGCCATAGAAATGGCAAATTTAAACCGCTCATTTGAATAA
- the spmB gene encoding spore maturation protein SpmB has translation MEIINWLSLAMIPIIIAGILLYGTIKKVPTYESFVEGGKEGIEIAFSIIPYLVGMLVAITVFRSSGALDFIMDLLKPVFSAIGIPAEVVPLALIRPISGTAALGMTTDIIAVYGPDSFIGRLASVMQGSTDTTLYVLTVYFGAVGIKKMGDALKVGLLADLIGVVASIIIVTLLFGGA, from the coding sequence ATGGAAATCATTAATTGGCTGTCTTTAGCCATGATTCCGATCATTATTGCCGGCATTCTTCTTTATGGAACAATCAAAAAGGTTCCCACATATGAATCATTTGTAGAAGGCGGAAAAGAAGGCATAGAGATCGCCTTTTCCATTATCCCCTACTTAGTCGGAATGCTTGTCGCCATTACTGTTTTCAGATCATCAGGCGCGCTTGATTTTATAATGGACCTATTAAAACCGGTTTTCTCCGCTATCGGTATACCCGCTGAGGTGGTTCCGCTTGCCCTGATCCGCCCGATCTCGGGTACGGCTGCACTCGGTATGACAACCGATATAATTGCAGTTTACGGGCCGGACTCCTTCATTGGCAGACTGGCATCCGTTATGCAGGGGTCAACGGATACAACGCTTTATGTGCTGACTGTGTACTTCGGGGCAGTCGGCATTAAAAAAATGGGTGATGCATTAAAGGTGGGACTTCTTGCTGATTTAATCGGTGTAGTTGCATCTATCATCATCGTTACGTTATTATTTGGGGGCGCCTGA
- the ribT gene encoding GNAT family N-acetyltransferase RibT, whose product MLIRYKKSFEKIAMGLLSFMPNEKDLKQLQQTIKDYETDTDRQLFLWKEDEDIVGAIGVEKKDSEVEIRHISVNPSHRHQGIGKQMMDALKHLFKTQILVPNELTQSFFERCQDQQDQDISYNN is encoded by the coding sequence ATGTTAATTCGTTATAAAAAATCGTTTGAAAAGATTGCGATGGGGCTTCTTTCGTTCATGCCGAATGAAAAAGACCTTAAGCAGCTTCAGCAGACAATTAAGGACTACGAAACGGATACAGACCGCCAGCTCTTTCTTTGGAAAGAGGACGAGGATATCGTCGGAGCAATCGGAGTCGAAAAAAAGGATTCCGAGGTTGAAATCCGGCATATCAGTGTGAATCCTTCTCATCGCCATCAAGGAATCGGAAAACAGATGATGGATGCTTTAAAGCATTTATTCAAAACGCAGATACTGGTTCCGAATGAATTAACGCAGAGCTTTTTCGAACGTTGTCAAGATCAGCAGGATCAAGACATTTCATACAATAATTAA